One region of Rhodospirillaceae bacterium genomic DNA includes:
- the rpmB gene encoding 50S ribosomal protein L28 gives MSRRCDITGKGVLSGNNVSHANNKTRRRFLPNLQETKLLSDTLGQQIRLKLSTAAIRTIEHNGGLDAYLIGTADKNLPDTARRLKRRIEKAGAKTAGKAAA, from the coding sequence ATGTCCCGGCGTTGCGATATCACTGGCAAGGGCGTGTTGAGCGGCAACAATGTCAGCCACGCCAACAACAAGACCCGCCGCCGTTTCCTGCCCAACCTGCAGGAAACCAAGCTGCTGTCGGATACGCTGGGCCAGCAGATCCGCCTGAAGCTCTCGACCGCGGCCATCCGCACGATCGAACATAATGGCGGTCTCGACGCCTATCTCATCGGCACGGCCGACAAGAACCTGCCGGACACCGCCCGTCGCCTGAAGCGCCGCATCGAAAAGGCCGGCGCCAAGACCGCCGGCAAGGCCGCTGCCTAA
- a CDS encoding DMT family transporter, translating to MNESTTGTAPGLASGFAISPFQSTIMALAAVSAGVGMDLLAKTAAIEASAAQVTLLRWVYGLLTLIPVLLLMRVRPGSVWQPIHLWRVLLNLVGSFCLYYSLSHLPLSVVVAVFFLEPLVALGLAAIFLGEGISRAVALGLGLASLGILLMTGLEDWRLDPVLLVALLGAIAWGAMLVTTRSVGRHEPVLALMFWLSLLTSLAMTPLAVHDWRPLPWDGHLAMVGVAVLGTLYGVLGITVLRLAPVRIKAACSFLSLPLAFLAGFLFFDERPGLVAISGGILVILGVWWALRLPPSKPAGTAAFQPESP from the coding sequence ATGAACGAGTCAACCACCGGGACAGCACCAGGCCTCGCGTCAGGCTTTGCCATCTCGCCCTTCCAGAGCACAATCATGGCGCTGGCGGCGGTGAGTGCGGGCGTCGGCATGGATCTCCTCGCCAAGACCGCCGCGATCGAGGCCAGTGCCGCGCAGGTCACCCTGCTGCGCTGGGTCTATGGCCTCCTGACCCTCATCCCCGTCCTCCTCCTGATGCGGGTCCGGCCCGGATCGGTCTGGCAGCCCATTCATCTGTGGCGGGTCCTCCTCAATCTGGTGGGGAGTTTCTGCCTCTATTATTCGCTTTCGCATCTGCCGCTCTCCGTCGTGGTGGCCGTGTTCTTCCTGGAGCCGCTGGTGGCGCTGGGCCTCGCTGCGATCTTCCTTGGCGAAGGCATCAGCCGGGCAGTGGCGCTGGGCCTGGGCCTTGCCAGCCTCGGCATCCTGCTGATGACCGGGCTGGAGGATTGGCGCCTGGATCCGGTCCTGCTGGTAGCGCTGCTGGGGGCCATCGCCTGGGGCGCCATGCTGGTGACGACCCGCTCGGTCGGCCGGCACGAACCGGTGCTGGCGCTCATGTTCTGGCTCTCCCTGCTGACCTCGCTCGCCATGACGCCCTTGGCGGTCCATGACTGGCGCCCCCTCCCCTGGGACGGGCATCTCGCCATGGTCGGGGTGGCGGTGCTGGGGACGCTCTATGGGGTGCTGGGCATCACGGTGCTGCGGCTTGCCCCGGTCCGGATCAAGGCCGCCTGCAGCTTCCTCAGCCTGCCGCTGGCGTTTCTGGCCGGATTCCTGTTCTTTGACGAACGGCCCGGTCTGGTGGCGATATCGGGCGGAATTCTGGTGATATTGGGGGTCTGGTGGGCGCTGCGCCTGCCGCCCTCGAAACCGGCCGGGACTGCGGCTTTCCAGCCGGAATCGCCTTGA
- a CDS encoding LysR family transcriptional regulator codes for MTDSTDDPQRQRKIPRLRKTEPRALPPLNSLRAFDAAARHQGFASAGAELNVSPGAISRQVKLLEEVLGVELFRRAAQGVQLTEPGQRLASLTDSAFEILAQALPQSAPRGPLSCQVSASFYLRWLLPRYQAFRAALPQLKINLDVTSTADALQQGADLSILYHRLGGDVPDAVTARSERLFFDGSILVCAPSLLGRRKLPLPLSALAKLPLLLNTPDGWDWRALAAACDLRPLPLSRAARFDIDDGAIQAALAGQGIAFAERRFVSDLLAQGQLVRPFDLPSASFGEYRLHWRGPVARRPALAQLRHWLRDEVAKQRP; via the coding sequence ATGACCGATTCCACCGACGATCCGCAACGACAAAGAAAAATCCCTAGGCTTAGGAAAACTGAGCCTCGGGCCCTGCCGCCGCTCAACAGCTTGCGCGCCTTTGATGCCGCGGCACGGCATCAGGGCTTTGCCAGCGCCGGCGCCGAACTCAATGTCTCGCCGGGCGCGATCAGCCGTCAGGTGAAGCTGCTGGAGGAGGTGCTGGGGGTCGAGCTCTTCCGGCGGGCGGCCCAGGGGGTTCAGTTGACCGAACCGGGCCAGCGCCTGGCAAGCCTCACTGACAGCGCCTTCGAGATCCTGGCGCAGGCCCTGCCGCAATCGGCGCCGCGCGGTCCGCTCTCCTGCCAGGTCTCGGCCTCCTTCTATCTGCGCTGGCTGCTGCCGCGCTATCAGGCGTTCCGCGCGGCCCTGCCGCAGCTCAAAATCAACCTCGACGTCACCAGCACGGCTGACGCCCTGCAGCAAGGCGCCGACCTCTCGATCCTCTATCACCGCTTGGGTGGCGATGTGCCGGACGCCGTGACGGCGCGCAGCGAGCGCCTGTTCTTCGACGGGTCGATCCTGGTCTGTGCGCCATCATTGCTCGGCCGCCGCAAGCTGCCCTTGCCGCTCTCGGCGCTGGCGAAACTGCCCTTGCTGCTCAACACGCCCGATGGCTGGGACTGGCGGGCATTGGCCGCCGCGTGCGACCTGCGGCCCTTGCCGCTTTCCCGGGCAGCGCGCTTCGATATCGATGACGGCGCAATCCAGGCAGCGCTCGCGGGGCAGGGTATTGCCTTTGCCGAGCGGCGCTTTGTCAGCGATCTGCTGGCGCAGGGGCAATTGGTGCGGCCGTTCGATCTGCCATCGGCCTCGTTCGGCGAATACCGCCTGCATTGGCGGGGCCCGGTGGCGCGGCGGCCGGCCCTGGCACAGCTCCGCCACTGGCTCCGCGACGAGGTCGCAAAGCAGCGTCCCTAG